The Pseudomonadota bacterium DNA segment TCTTTTTTCTTTGTCATCTCTGTGCTTTCCATCATCTTCCCCCCAGTCAGATTTTTTTTGACACCATCATGATTAAGTTGCAGCAGTATCCTTTAAATTCTCCTTACCATTTTCTGAATGAATTTTATGTCGGGATGTTGTGATAAAATTTGTAGGGGAACCTTGACAAAGCCTGACATTATCGAGGTGTTCACAGGGCAGTCCGGCGGAAAGATTTGCGGGAAGCTGAAAGACTGAAATATCAGAGGATAAAGCTCCAGTTGAGCAGACAAGCTGCTGATGGATGCCGTTTTTTTTAATCGGGTCCGGATTCCCCGTTTTCTTCCAGGTTGAATGCTGCTGCGAAAAGTTTTCTGGTATAGGGATGCTTCGGGTTGTCAAATATTCCGGTAGTCCCCTGTTCGACAATCTTCCCGTTGAGCATGACCGCAACTTCATCGGCCATTGCTTTTACAACCCGCAAATCGTGGGAGATAAAGAGATAGGTTATATTCAGACGTTTCTGCAGGTCCTTCAACAGATCAATGATCTGGGCCTGAATGGTCATGTCGAGGGCGCTGGTAGGCTCATCGAGAACGAGAAACTTCGGTCTCAGAACGATCGCCCTGGCGATGGCGATCCGTTGCCTCTGCCCGCCGGAAAATTCATGGGGGTAACGATCGGCCATTTCTTTTTCGAGACCGACTTCGGTCAGGGCATCTTCCACCAGTTGGCGGCGTTCCTGTCCGTTCCGGCCCATTTTATGGACTTTCAAACCCTCGCTGATAATCTGCTCGACGGTCAATCTGGGCGACAAAGAGGAAAACGGGTCCTGGAATACCACCTGCAATTCTTTGCGCAGATGGCGCAGGCTTGAATTTTTGTATTGGAACAGATCCTGATCGTTGTAGAGAATTTCCCCCCTGCATCCGGTCAGCCTGAGCAGGCACATTCCGAGAGTCGTTTTTCCCGAACCGGATTCTCCGACGATTCCCAGGGTTTTTCCTTCCTGTATCGTAATGCTGACATCATCAATCGCCTTGATATTGCCAACTGTCCGACGGAAGAAACCTTTCTTGACCGGGAAATAACATTTCAGGTTCGTCACCGTGATCAGTGGTCTCGAGGAAGGCTTCGCTTCAGGGTGCCCATGGGGGACGGATTCCAGGAGATGTTTTGTGTATTGATCGCGGGGGGAATTAAAAACTGTTTCGGTCAGGTCACATTCAACAATTTTCCCCTGATGCATGACATTGACCCGGTCGGCCGTTTTACGAACCATGTTCAGATCATGGGTGATCAAAAGGACCGCCATCCCCATCTCTTTCTGGAGATCTTTGATCAGGGCGAGGATCTGGGCCTGGATGGTCACATCGAGGGCGGTGGTCGGTTCATCCGCAATGAGCAGGGCGGGGCGAAGGGCGAGGGCCATCGCGATCATGACCCGTTGTCTTTGACCTCCGGAAAGCTGATAGGGATAACTGTCTATCCGGTCAGACGGGTTGGCGATACCGGTTCTGGCAAGAAGCTGGATAGCACGTTCTTTCGCCTGTTCACGGGGCATGTCCTGATGAATGATCAGGGATTCCATGAGCTGGGTGCCGATCGAATAGACCGGGTTCAGGGAGGTCATCGGTTCCTGGAAAATCATGGCGATCCGATTGCCCCTGATCTGCTGCATTTCCAGCTCACTGCAGGTGGCGAGGTCCTTCCCTTCAAATTCGATGCTGCCGGAAATCGTCGCCGCATTGCGGTCGAGCAGCTGAAGAACGGAAAGGGCTGTGACCGATTTTCCCGAGCCGGATTCTCCGGCCAGGGCGACTGTCTCCCCGGGCATGATATCAAGAGAGACATGGTCAAGAACCTTTTCGATTTCTCCTTCTCCATGAAACGAAGTGCAGAGATTTCTGATGTTCAATAATGGTTGAGTCCGGCCGGTCATCACACCTTCCTCGGATCGAAGGTTTCGCGCAGGGCTTCACCGATAAATATGAGCAGGACCAGCGTCCCGACCAGGACCCCGAAGGTGGTGAGAGAAAGCCACCACGCCTCGATATTGCTCTTCCCCTGGGAGAGCAGTTCGCCAAGGCTGGGAGATGGCGGAGGAACACCCAATCCCAGAAAATCAAGGCTGGTCAGGGCAAGTATGGCGCCGGACATCCTGAAGGGCAGAAAGGTGATCACCGGGGTCATGCCGTTGGGCAGAAGGTGCCGGTACATGATGGTGAAATTGCCGACCCCGAGAGCGCGGGAGGCCTGCACATAATCCATGTTGCGCCCTTTGAGGAACTCGGCCCTTACATAATCGGAAAGCCCCATCCAGCCGAACAGGGAAAGCAGCGCCAGCAGCAGCAGAATACTGGGTTTGAAAATGGCGGCAAAAATGATCAGCAGATACAGCTCGGGCATGGCGCCCCAGATTTCGATAAAACGCTGAAAGAAGAGATCTGTTCTGCCGCCGAAGTACCCCTGCACCGCACCGGCGGCGATCCCGAGCAGGGTGCCGACGATGGTCAGGGCAAACCCGAAAAGGACCGACAGGCGAAAACCATAAATCAGTCTTGCCAGGACATCCCGTCCCCGATCATCGGTTCCCAGGAGATTGTCTCCGCTGGGGGGCGAAGGTACCGGCTGGTCGATATCCAGATTGATGGTATCGTAATAATGGGGGTTCAGAGGAAACAGGGCCCAGTTGTCACCGGCTGTGATCTTATCGAGAATATAGGGGTCTTTATAATCCGCCTCGGTTTCAAAATCGCCGCCGAAGGTGGTTTCCGGGTATGAATTAAAAATCGGGACGTAATAGGAACCGTTGTACTGGATCAGAAACGGTTTGTCGTTACTGAGGGTTTCCGCACCGAGGCTCAGGATGAACAGAGCGGCGAAGATCATGAGGCTGTAATAGCCTCGGCGATTGGCACGGAACTTCTTCCAGCGCCGATACGTCAGCGAGCGGCGCTTCTTCATTATTGCGACTCCATGCTCTCGAAGGTGATCCTGGGGTCGACCACGACATAGCTTAAGTCGGAGAGGAGTCTCGTGAACAGACCGATCACGGTGAAGAAGTACAGGGTGCCGAGAACTACCGGGTAGTCGCGGTTGACGATGGAATCGTAAGCGAGAAGCCCCATGCCGTCCAGGGAGAAGATTGTCTCAATGAGCAGGCTGCCGGTGAAGAAGGCGGCAATGAACGAACCGGGGAAGCCGGTGATGATCGGGATAATCGCGTTCCGGAAAATATGTTTGTAGAGGACCTGATTTTCGCTTAAACCCTTGGCTCGGGCGGTGAGCACATACTGCTTGCGGATTTCTTCCAGAAAACTGTTCTTGGTAAGCAGGGTCATGACCGCCAGGCTGCCGACGGTGATCGAGATGATCGGCAGAACCATGTGCCAGAGATAGTCGGCTATCCGGGCAAGGAAGCCGAGTTCCGACCAGTTGTCGGAAGTAATCCCCCGCAGCGGGAATATGTTCCAGAAACTGCCGCCGCCGAAAAGCACGATCAGGACGATGGCCAGTACGAAACCCGGAATGGCATAACCGATCAGAATGGCCGAGGTGGTGATCACATCGAATTTTGAGCCGTCCCGCACCGCCTTTTTGATCCCCAGCGGGATGCAGGTCAGATAGACGATCAGGAAAGACCACAGTCCCAACGACATGGAGACGGGCAATTTGTCGATCACGAGCGATGCGACACTCTTGTGATGGTTGTAGCTTTCACCGAAATCTAACATTACATAGTTTTTCATCATGGTAAAAAAGCGCTGCACCGGGGGTTTATCGAAGCCGTACAATGCCTTGAGCTGCTCAATCTTTTCCCGGTCCAGACCCTTATTCCCCTGATACAATCCGCTTCCGCCCGCCCTGACTTCACCCCCCAGAGAGTGGCCTTCGATCCGGGCGATAAGCCTTTCCACCGGCCCACCGGGGACAAACTGGGTAACCGTGAAGGTGATCAGCATGATCCCGAAAAGGGTTGGGACCATCAGCAGTATTCTTCTCAGGATATAGGCGGTCATACTGCTAACAATGAAAAATGAAAAATGAAAAATGAAAAATGGTTGAAGTAAACGATTCAACCTGCTGAAAAACAAAGTCAATGTAACAAATAACCGGCTGTGCAGATGACACAATTACTGATTGATCGTCATTTTGCATTCTGCGTTCTTCATTGCCCTTTCACCCACCAGGTCATCAGGGCGTTGATCGGTGAGTAATAGGTGGGCAGGGTTTCAGGTTTTTCAAACCTGTTCCAGTAGGCGACCCGGTGATAGGGAATGTACCAGTTTGGAACGACATAGTAGCCATACCATAAAACACGGTCCAGGGCCTGGCAGGCGGCGGCAAGTTCCTCCTGGGTATCTGCATAGACGATCTTGTCGACCAGGTGATCGACAACCTCATTCTTCAAACCGATCAGGTTGCCGGATCCCGGATGGTCGGCGGTGCTGGAGTGCCAGTAATCGACCTGCTCGTTCCCCGGAGATTGGGACTGGCCGAAAACATTAACCATCATATCGAATTCGAAGTTTTTAATCCGCTGGATATACAAAGCCAGGTCAACTTGTCGGATATTGACTTTGATCCCGAGCTTCTCCAGGTTTTTCGCATACGGCTCCATTACCCGGACGAAAAATGGTGAATACAATAACACCTCGAATTCAAATGGCTTCCCTTCCGAATTGACCAGAACGCCGTCACGAGGAGTCCAGCCGACCTCTTGGAGCAGAGTCTTCGCCTGCCGGAGATTATTCCGCAGGCTTGCCTGGTCCTGGACGACTGGCGCCTCCAGCGGTGAGGTGAAAACCTCCCCGGGAAGTTTATCCTTGAAGGGGAGAAGATATTTCAGGCTCAACCCTTCGGGAAGACCGGTGGCGGCAAGCTGCGAGTTGCTGAAGTAACTGCTGCTGCGGGTATATTGACCGTGAAACAGGGACTTGTTGGTCCATTCAAAATCAAAGGCCAGGGACATCGCTTTGCGGACCCGGACATCCTGAAAGAGCGGCCGGCGGGTGTTCATCACGAATCCCTGCATCCCCTGATTGTTCTTGTGGGCCAGTGGTTCCTTGATCATCTCCTTGCTCGTAAACTTCGGACCATCGAGGTCCCTTGCCCACTGTTTGGCGACATTGATTTCCATGAAATCAAAATCATGGGCCTTGAACGCTTCCAGAGAGACACTCTGGTCCTTGAAGAATTTGAAGGTGATTCTGTCGAAGTTAAACTGGTTCCTGCGGGCAGGGTGGTCGATGGCCCAGTATTCCGGGTTTCTTTTGTAAGTGATCATTTTACCAGGTTTAAAGGTTTCTACCGTGTATGGGCCTGAACCGACCGGTGGAACCAGTGATGAATCGCCGAAAGGGTTTTCGGTATAGAATTTTTTGGAGAGAATGGGCAGTTCCGCCGCGATCAGGTGCAATTCACGGTTTGGCTGATGGAAATTGAACCGGACTCTGCTCGAATCAAGAATCTCGACATTTTTGATATCTTTATAATAGAACTGAAATCTCGGATCCGCCTTGTCTCCGGTCAGGGTCTCAAATGAAAATTTGACATCCTCACAGGTAACCGGAGTCCCGTCGGAAAATTTAGCCTGCTCATTTAAAGTGAAGATCACCGACAGTTTGTCTGCCCCGAGTTCAATATCCCTGGCAATGAGCCCGTATTCGGCAAACGGTTCATCAAGACTTTTGACCGCCAGGCTTTCAAAAACCAGCATTGACAACCCATCGGGGGAGTCCCCTTTCAGGGTGAAAGGATTCATTTTGTCAAAAGTGCCCAGTCCGTGCAGAACCAGATGCCCTCCTTTGACCGCCTTGTCCGAGGTATAGGAAAAACGGGAAAAATCGGCCGGGTATTTCACCTTGCCGTCAATGCTGATCCCGTGAGCCGCAAAGGAAATTGGGCAAAGGAAAAGGAGGAACGTAAGAGCCGCCAGAGTGATCCGGCACAGATAAATACGGGGAGAAGGTCTGATCATGGTGTATTAAAATCCGGTCTAAGGATGATGAACAAATCGACAGTCACAAAAATTAATGGAAAAGCGCCAAAGATGCAAGCAGAGGTGGAGCAGGGGGAAAATGTTTTCATGCAGGATCAGGTGTAGAAATCCTGAAAGCGGAAGACTCCATCGAGAGAGACTGCAATCACGTTGGCGAGCAGGGTCAGGATATCAAGATCGTGGCTTGAGAATTCACCGGTGATCTTGTTGACAACTTCCATGACCCCGATGAGTTCGCCATTGATATGAAGCGGAACCGCGACTACCGATTTGGTGTCAAAGCCTTCCCGGACCGTGCTGTCGATTTCCGAGTCGAAACGATCATCCTGATGGACATTGTTCACAATCGCAGGCTGCCCGTGGCTGAAAACCCAGCCGGCGAGTCCTTTATCTGCCGGCATCGTCTGACCGTCGAGCTGCTCCTTGTTCGGGCCGGTGGGAATGGCCATCAGCATTTCCTGGTTTTCCGTGTCGGCCAGAAGAATGTAGCTGCCCTCACAGTTCAACAGTTCATTGGTCATTTCAAGAATCTGGTCAAAGAGCCAGGGGCCGCGACCGATACTCTGCAGCAGGATAGAAATCTGCAGGAGAAACAGCAGCTCCGATCGGGACATTCTGGTGATCATGGAATGCGGCAGGGCCTGATAAAGGAGCCCTTTCCGGAGAACAGAGGGCTTGATATTCTGCATCTCCATCAGGATTTCGCCGAGACATTTCTCGTTGAACTGGCTGCCTTCCATCCAGGAAAGAAGCCGGTCGCGAAGAGAAGTGCCGGAAACTTTCCTCGGATTTGCGGCAGAAGGGTCTTTGCCATCTTTTTGGTGGACCAGGGCCGCTTTAAGCTGCTCGGCACTGACCAGGCCAAGGTCTTCAAGGATATCGCCAAGTCTGCGCCAACGGCTTCTTTTTCCCACCAGCTGCCCGGACAGATTGGCGGTTATGTTTTCAAGATACGGGTTTCTTCCGTCACCAAAAAAAGTTACCAGATATTGGTCCATCCGTCCCAGATCCTGCAGACGGGGCAGCACAAAGTGCTCGTAGAAGTCAACGGTGCCGTCAATCATTTCCTTGGCGGAGGAGAAGACCTTGATCCCGCGCTCCTCAAGGGATTCCTTGGTTTCGAACCGGTAGGCTTCCTGCAGCTCGGCATAGAGGTCATTGATCCGCTGCATATAATCAACATCCGCCATCTGGGCCACCAGATCGGAAGTGGCGACCATTCTGCCGGCTACCGATTCCTGACGGTTATCGAAAAGTCCCTCGAGGGTCAGGGGGCCATGGAATTTGGTGGTGGAGATGATGTTCGGCACCAGCCGGACCAATCGCTCCGGCCAGTTGTTTTCCGCAAGATAATTTGCGGCCAGCTCCATGCTTCTGTCTTCGTGGGAAAAGGAATATTTGCCACCGTACCCGTCAAAATCGCCTTTGTTCTTGATGTATCCGGTGTCATGGAAAAGAGCGCTGGCGATGGCGGCGAGAAAGATTGATTCATCAAGATGGGGATGATTGCTGTCGTTCAGCTTGTTCCAGCCGCCGATCATCCGGGCGGTGAGGAGGGCGACATCAAGGGCGTGATCAAGATTGTGATACCCGGTCTGGCAGGCCTCATGGGATTCCCATTTTCCCTGATAAAGATCACGGATATCATCGATCAGATCGGAAAGTAACGGGGAGACGGCCCCATACTGATCCGTGGCTATCTCCTTGATCAGGGTTGACCTGATCTGAAGATTATTATGACCGTTCCTGATATTGCCGCCGGAATTGGTCATCAAGCTCTCCCCTTGTAGTTTTGTCGGACACTCTCATGTCGTTAGAATATATCGTCCAATTTAGCAATTATTCCTTCCAAAGGCTATGTTTTTCAGAAAATGCCGGCAGGTAATATTCCCGAATAAGCTTAGGGCAAATTGTGCCTGTCTCGATACAAGACTCTTCAGCAGATTAAGATTTTCTGGTTCTTAAAAGAGAAATAATCCATGGAGTTCTTGTTCCTGAAGAATCATCGCAATTGACGATTATTATGAAAATTCCGGCGGGAATCAAAACAGCTTTGCAAAGTTTGCCACATGTTCTAATATGTCCAGTTCCGAAATCAATAAATTCCGGTAATACTGCACAACATCTCTATACGGTGCAGAAACAACTCGTCTTTTTTGTGATAACAAAGGGGCTGTTTTTTTTAACAGACTTTGAATAATAACAACGTGTGGAGGAATTATCGTGGGCAGAACTATCACCCAGAAAATCTTTGCAGCCCATACCAGAGACAACCCGACCCCGGACAACGTCGTGCTCGATATCGATGTTGTCATGTGTCATGAAATCACGACCCCCATCGCGATCAATGATCTTGCGGCACGCGGCATGGACAAAGTGTTTGACCCTGCGAAGATCAAGGTCGTCATTGACCATGTTACCCCCTCAAAGGATTCCAAAACGGCCACCCAGGCAAAGATCTTGAGAGACTGGGCAAGGCGACAGAGCATAAAAGATTTTTTTGATATCGGTCAGAATGGTGTCTGCCATGCCCTCTTTCCGGAAAAGGGTTTTGTCCGGCCGGGAAACACCGTGATCATGGGTGATTCGCATACCTGCACCCATGGCGCATTTGGTGCATTTGCCGCAGGGGTCGGCACCACTGATCTGGAAGTGGGAATCCTCAAGGGCGTCTGCTCGTTCAGGATGCCCAAAACCCTGCTTGTCAATGTAAACGGAGTGATGCCGACCGGGGTGTCCGCCAAGGATGTTATCCTGAAGATTGTTCGCTCTTTGACGGTAAATGGCGCAACCGACATGGTCATGGAGTTCAGGGGAGAAGTGATCGACACGATGAGTATGGAAGCGAGAATGACTCTCTGCAATATGGCCATCGAAGCCGGAGGAACCTGCGGTGTATGCATGCCCGACCGGGTGACCGCCGAATATCTCTGGCCTTTCATCAAAGAAAATTATGCAACCATCGATGAAGCCGTTCAAGACTTTCGGCAATGGCATTCCGACGTCGACGCGAAATATGAGGGGCAGTTCTCTCTCGATGTGAGCAGCATGGTTCCCCAGGTGACCTACGGTTTCAAGCCAGACGAGGTCAAGGATGTCTCCGAAATGGAGGGGACTCCGGTGGATCAGGTCTACATCGGATCGTGTACCAATGGCCGGATTGAAGACCTGCGCGCTGCCGCGGTGATCCTGGCCGGGCATAAACTTGCCGATGGCGTTCGGGGAATACTTTCACCGGCAACTCCTCTGGTTTATAGTCAGGCACTTGCTGAAGGATTGATCCGGCAATTCATGGAAGCGGGATTCTGTGTGACCAATCCAACCTGCGGAGCGTGTCTCGGCATGAGTAACGGTGTTCTGGCAGCGGGCGAGGTATGCGCCTCGACTACCAATCGCAATTTCAACGGCAGAATGGGGAAGGGCGGAATGGTTCATCTGATGAGCCCGATGACTGCAGCGGCTACTGCCGTAACCGGAAAAATAACCGACCCCCGCAAATTTCTGTAATCATCAATCAGCTGGAGAAAGAAAATGAAAGAGTTTGGCGGTTCGATCATCTGCCTGAACAGAAGCGATATCAATACCGATGAGATTATTCCAGCCAAGTATCTGACCGAGAACAGCAAAGAGGCCTTGAAACCTTATCTTCTTGAGGACCTCAAGCTTGACGGATTTGATCCGGCTTCGGAAACACTTGAAAAGGCAGGGGTCATAGTCACCCGGGCAAACTTCGGCTGCGGTTCGTCAAGAGAACATGCGGTCTGGGTGTTTGAGGTGAATGAGATCAATGTGGTCATCGCAGAAAGTTTTGCCAGAATCTTCCGGCAGAACATGTTCAACTGCGGGATGCTCGCGGTGGAACTGAAGAAAGCTGAGATTGACCAGATCATGGCAGCCGGTGATGGCGCCAGCATCAAAGTCGATCTGAAAGGGTCCAGAATTGTTGTTGCAGGAGACAACGAGAAATCGTTCACGTTCTCCTTGAACTCATTTGATCGTGACCTCGTCGAGGCAGGCGGCTGGCTGGCTTACGCCGACAAAAAGTACTGATAAAAATTGCCCAGGAAGTGATGTTCCTGGTTGTTCCGGGTTGCATATTTTCGTCTGGAACAACTTTCATTTAGCGTTGGATATAGAAAGAAAACTCTTTTTCGACATAAGTTATTGGAATAGCGAAACCTATTCCTTCGGTGTTGGTCAGAATTTTAGAATTCACTCCGATCACCTTTCCCTCCTGGTCAATCAATGGACCACCACTGTTCCCGGGATTGATTGGCGCATCGGTCTGAATCATGGTCTTGCCGTTGTGTCGCCGATATCCCGAGATAATCCCCGAGGTCACGGTGTGATTAAGCCCGGAAGGATTGCCGATGGTATACACCTTTTCTCCCTGGCTCATTTCAAGGGCATCGCTTGAAGGTTTTATATAGGGTGTGTCGTTAATGTATACACTTAATAAAGCAAGATCCATGTCCTGGCTGAGGTTGATGGAACTGACGCTGTATTGAGAACCATCAAGCAACGTCACCTTGATATCTGAATCAGATTTTAATGACATTGCGCTGATCTGTTGCTCAAATTCCTTATAGACGCTCATAGCCTTAGCAAGATTTCTGGTCCGGATTTCATACTGTCTTTCGAGCTGCTGCCGTACGTCCTGTCTTGTGATTTTTGGGAACTCCTTTTCAAGGAACCGCAGGCTTTTATTCTCATTCTCAATGTCTTCCTGCAGCTTGTCCCGGTTTGCCTTGAGACTGGCCAGTTTCTCCGGGCTGACTTGAACAACATGGCGGTTGGTAACGATATGTCCTCTGCTGTCAATAAAAAAACCGGATCCACTTCCCCATGGGGAACTGATGAAGACCGTAGCCTGTCTCGCTCGCTCGATGGCGCTAACGGTGTCCTTCCCGTCAGACTGTTGGCTCCATCCGGAAACTTTTGATTGCTGCACAGAATTTTGAGAAGCTTGACGATTTTGCGCGTAATTGTTCAGTTGCCGAGATTCCTGCAGGAGGTTGGTTTCGGTATCCTTATCTGGCCCAGGTGGGATCCTGTCGCTTCCTAACCAGAACCCGACAGCTCCAGCTATCACCAATAGAGTCGCTCCAAATGCCAGAATTGGCACCAGGCTTCTCTTTTGTGTTGACTGAGTTTCCGGTTCAGGATGGACCTGATCGGTTTTCTTTTCAGCCTCTTCAGCTCTTTTCAGAAATTTGGCAAAGATAATGCCGCATTTAAGGCATTCGGTCGTTCCGTCCTGTTCTGAACCGCATTTCGGGCATTCCATGATTTACCTGAGTTGCAATATTCAATAAAGAAGTGAATCTCAAACCGGAAAATTACCTAACTTTATACTTCATTAAAAGATTCAGGGAAAGTAAGCAGTGAAAAAAAAACTTGAATAGGTAATGCGGATGCAACAAGAATTCAGGTTTCAGAGCGGAGGATAATAATCTTTCGTGTGCAGAATAGTATTGCCCAAAAGGACTTCGCCATGAAAGAATCGCAAGAAATTCATGTGAAAAAATTTCCCCCCGAAACAACTACTTTTACTGAACGAAAAACTTTCTCGTTCCTTGAAAGCTGCGAATCCAGCTTTGCATATCAGCTATAAACCCATCATGAGGCAGGGGAATGATCCAAACGAGATTAATTTTTCATATCGTCGGCGATTTCTTCCAGGACTTTGGTGACCATCATCTTGGCGAGACCAAGGCTGCTGCTGCTGGCCAGGATGAGCATGACGTTGAATTTGTCTCGCCCGGAAATAAAGAGATGTCCTGATTCAGTGTCTATCTGGACCATCTTGCTGATACCGATTCCCATATTGCGGGTGGAGGACCTGGCAGTGGTTAGGATATTATTGGCAAAAACTCCGGCGCTTTCAAGGTTTACATTACTGCCGCTGGTGCTGACCATCTGCAGGGGTTCGCCGTTCACCGTGAGGAGCGCTGCTCCGGCAAAACCGTCGATGGCTGAAAACTCTTTCAACCTTTCCTGGACCTTGGGGAGGTTAATACCTGCGAGGTCGTTTTTGTTGCTCTTCACCGCAACCGGAGGTGAAGGAGGTTGTGTTGCAACGGGTTTCGGCATAGGTGGAGGTTCCGGCACGACTTCGGGAACCGTTACAGGTGCTGGTTTTACTTCAGATTTCGGGGGGGATGACGGTTCAGGTTCACCCTTCTCTTTAACTGCCGCTTCACCCTCTTCGTCAACACGGCCGCTCTCCGCAGCTTCCCGTTCATCCTGGAGTCTGGCAGCCTCCATCAGGAGCCCCATAATGGTGAACTGGATCTTTCGATCCTTGTTCGTACACTCATGATCTATTTCAATGGTCAGCCCCGCATCATTCCAGGAAATGATATCCCGGGCGGCATTGCCGCCGTCAAGGTTGCCGGACAAGGCGTTGATGAGCTCCCCGTTCAGGATATACATCGTCCCGGTTTTATCGCCGGATTTGATCTGCAGGGTGCAGGTTTTAGCCTCGATGCTGATCAGCTGCAGAAAAGATTGCAACGAAATGCCGTTGACATACCCTTTGCCATTGTTCTTTTTTTTGGGGGGGGCGAAGATTCTGTTGAAATCTATCTCCTCGAGATCTTCAAAAGAAAAGGGCTTGGGAATAAATTGCGCGGCGCCGAGATCGATAACTTTCTTTTTGATGTCCGGGGTTGCGAATGCCGACATGACGATAATCGGGGTAGAAGAGTAATTATTGTTCATGTGGGCGAGCAGTTCAAAGCCGTCCATTTTTGGCATATTCAAATCGGTTATCAGCAGATCAACCTTTTCCGCCGCAAGCAGTTTAACCGCTTCTTTTCCGTCAGCTGCCAGCAGAACATTGTATTGGGCATCAGCGTGGGCAACGGCAAACCATTCGGACATGGTTATTCTGATAGTGTCTTCATCATCGACAACCAGTATGTTTTTCATTCTTTTTCCCGCAAAATAAACATTGGTTAAACGTAAAAATAAAGCTTAAAAAGGAGATCCTGCCAGTGTTTGTGTTGACGCCCGGAAACGATCGATAGCCAGGGAGCCAGTGATTCTGATTTCCTTACCGGAAAGGTTTTGTGCCCGGCAGAAAACGAATATAATGATTCCCTTAACTGAGCACCTCGAATATATGCCATTATTAAACGGAGTATAGCAAATAAAAATTGCAACATTTCGCCGTTTTTTAGTGTTTTCAAAAGACAATGATACAGAACCTTTGACAGTAAGTAAAACCATGGTTGATGATTTTGGCTGAAAAAATTCTGGAAATAGAGAAGGTTATCAGCAACGGTTGTGGTCTCGGCAGGATGTCCGATGGCAAGATTGCAATGGTGCCGTACGTTTTGCCCGGTGAATTGGTTTCGTACCGGATCATCAGGCAACACAAGGATTATGCCGAATGTCTTCCTCTTGATATTAAAAACGCTTCACCCTTCAGGACGGATCCTCTCTGCAGTCATTTTGGACAATGTGGAGGCTGTGATTTTCAGCATGCGACCTATGATTTTCAACTCACCATCAAAAACGAATTTCTTCATGATCAGTTGTCTCATTTACTGAACATGCATAGCGAAACGCATTCCCCGCAGCTCCGAGTGTCGCAGGCTCCCATCCCTGCTGCGGGGTTAGTGAGCGAATCTGATGTAAGTAACCTTCCATACGGAGATTCCCCGCGGCATGCCGCGGGGAGCTTCAATTCCCGCGAAAATGAGTTCACCGTAATCTGGCAAGGGGTTGCCGGCTCGCCAAAACATTTTCATTATCGACAGAGAGTAAGACTGCATATAGATGAAAGAGGGGAGGTCGGTTTTTTCAGGCC contains these protein-coding regions:
- a CDS encoding 3-isopropylmalate dehydratase large subunit, producing the protein MGRTITQKIFAAHTRDNPTPDNVVLDIDVVMCHEITTPIAINDLAARGMDKVFDPAKIKVVIDHVTPSKDSKTATQAKILRDWARRQSIKDFFDIGQNGVCHALFPEKGFVRPGNTVIMGDSHTCTHGAFGAFAAGVGTTDLEVGILKGVCSFRMPKTLLVNVNGVMPTGVSAKDVILKIVRSLTVNGATDMVMEFRGEVIDTMSMEARMTLCNMAIEAGGTCGVCMPDRVTAEYLWPFIKENYATIDEAVQDFRQWHSDVDAKYEGQFSLDVSSMVPQVTYGFKPDEVKDVSEMEGTPVDQVYIGSCTNGRIEDLRAAAVILAGHKLADGVRGILSPATPLVYSQALAEGLIRQFMEAGFCVTNPTCGACLGMSNGVLAAGEVCASTTNRNFNGRMGKGGMVHLMSPMTAAATAVTGKITDPRKFL
- a CDS encoding 3-isopropylmalate dehydratase small subunit, yielding MKEFGGSIICLNRSDINTDEIIPAKYLTENSKEALKPYLLEDLKLDGFDPASETLEKAGVIVTRANFGCGSSREHAVWVFEVNEINVVIAESFARIFRQNMFNCGMLAVELKKAEIDQIMAAGDGASIKVDLKGSRIVVAGDNEKSFTFSLNSFDRDLVEAGGWLAYADKKY
- a CDS encoding response regulator, with protein sequence MKNILVVDDEDTIRITMSEWFAVAHADAQYNVLLAADGKEAVKLLAAEKVDLLITDLNMPKMDGFELLAHMNNNYSSTPIIVMSAFATPDIKKKVIDLGAAQFIPKPFSFEDLEEIDFNRIFAPPKKKNNGKGYVNGISLQSFLQLISIEAKTCTLQIKSGDKTGTMYILNGELINALSGNLDGGNAARDIISWNDAGLTIEIDHECTNKDRKIQFTIMGLLMEAARLQDEREAAESGRVDEEGEAAVKEKGEPEPSSPPKSEVKPAPVTVPEVVPEPPPMPKPVATQPPSPPVAVKSNKNDLAGINLPKVQERLKEFSAIDGFAGAALLTVNGEPLQMVSTSGSNVNLESAGVFANNILTTARSSTRNMGIGISKMVQIDTESGHLFISGRDKFNVMLILASSSSLGLAKMMVTKVLEEIADDMKN
- a CDS encoding GAF domain-containing protein — translated: MTNSGGNIRNGHNNLQIRSTLIKEIATDQYGAVSPLLSDLIDDIRDLYQGKWESHEACQTGYHNLDHALDVALLTARMIGGWNKLNDSNHPHLDESIFLAAIASALFHDTGYIKNKGDFDGYGGKYSFSHEDRSMELAANYLAENNWPERLVRLVPNIISTTKFHGPLTLEGLFDNRQESVAGRMVATSDLVAQMADVDYMQRINDLYAELQEAYRFETKESLEERGIKVFSSAKEMIDGTVDFYEHFVLPRLQDLGRMDQYLVTFFGDGRNPYLENITANLSGQLVGKRSRWRRLGDILEDLGLVSAEQLKAALVHQKDGKDPSAANPRKVSGTSLRDRLLSWMEGSQFNEKCLGEILMEMQNIKPSVLRKGLLYQALPHSMITRMSRSELLFLLQISILLQSIGRGPWLFDQILEMTNELLNCEGSYILLADTENQEMLMAIPTGPNKEQLDGQTMPADKGLAGWVFSHGQPAIVNNVHQDDRFDSEIDSTVREGFDTKSVVAVPLHINGELIGVMEVVNKITGEFSSHDLDILTLLANVIAVSLDGVFRFQDFYT
- a CDS encoding trypsin-like peptidase domain-containing protein; this translates as MECPKCGSEQDGTTECLKCGIIFAKFLKRAEEAEKKTDQVHPEPETQSTQKRSLVPILAFGATLLVIAGAVGFWLGSDRIPPGPDKDTETNLLQESRQLNNYAQNRQASQNSVQQSKVSGWSQQSDGKDTVSAIERARQATVFISSPWGSGSGFFIDSRGHIVTNRHVVQVSPEKLASLKANRDKLQEDIENENKSLRFLEKEFPKITRQDVRQQLERQYEIRTRNLAKAMSVYKEFEQQISAMSLKSDSDIKVTLLDGSQYSVSSINLSQDMDLALLSVYINDTPYIKPSSDALEMSQGEKVYTIGNPSGLNHTVTSGIISGYRRHNGKTMIQTDAPINPGNSGGPLIDQEGKVIGVNSKILTNTEGIGFAIPITYVEKEFSFYIQR